The following nucleotide sequence is from Opitutales bacterium.
ACTTCCTTGATCGGAAGTCCGCCAGAGCCAACCACTTTTTAATTTTTTAGCGCATCCCTATGGGATGGCTGTGAAAGCGCTCTATGAATTTGAGACGAATGACTCACCGCTATTTGTCCGCAGTCGCTTCAAGCACACTCCGATTGAGTAGTTGCCATGGCGTATCATGGGTGTGAATAGAGGGGCGTGTCCTGATAACGAGCCTGGAAGCATGGCCCTGGGCAAAAGAGCGCCTGATATCAGCGTGCTGGGTTCAATGTCGCTGATAACAGCGAGACTCAAAAACCAAAGTCTACATAAGCTCCGGCGGTCGTTGCATCATACCCGTTTGCAAATGTGTGGCGGGCAAAGGTGCTGATAGTCCAGAAACTCCCAGTTGTGGCCGCCAAGCCTATCTCAAGGTCCTGATAATCATCAATGGCCGCTTCATTCAAAAAGCGTGTATCTGTCAGGCTTGCAGACAATACACTCCAAGCATTCATCTGAAGATCGAAGGCGATTTCGTTCTTAACAATCCACTGGTCGATGTCGGGTTTAAATTCAATATCATCATATTTGAGTGTCAGCGACTCGAATGTGGAGACTTGGTTTATGATCGTCAGTTTCAGACGCTCCGTCGCGCGCATCGTATAATGCGAGGTGAGTCCAACTTGCAGCATGATGTTGCCCGATGCGATATCTATGCCTCCGCGACCTTCAATGCCGACATTGGGTGTGAGTACCCAGGTCCGCTCTGCCTCTGCGTTGCTATAGAGTTTAAACGGCACGCCCAACTGGCCACCGCCTCCGTACACTCTTGATCCGGCGATGTCTAGATACTCGAACGAAGCGAGACCTAATAGATTGAAGGTATCAAAAAAGCGGATGTGCATGGGAGCGCGGACCTCCCAGCGATCGGTCTCAATGTCTCCCACACCGGTTTCTGCCGAGCGGCGGGATGCATTGAACTCTAAGCCGATGCTAAAAGAATCGGCTTGTTCGCTCCACAGTGCGTGTCCTTTCCGAGATAGGCCCCCACCAAATCGCTGAAATGCGTTTTCTGCTAGGCGCGCCGTGGTTGCGCTAGGATTACCGTCCGTAACGGATACTGCGCTGCGTGTGAGTAGGTTTTGCTCAATCTCCGCAAGAGCATCGGCTCCGTCGCTTAAGAACCAGTCCTCAATAGCCTAGAATACTGCCTCGTTTGTCTCGCCTTCAAATACCTCGACGAGTCCGGTGACTTCGCTGGCGACGACGATCCGTGTCGCGTCAGCGTCGGATATAATTTGGAAGGTATTCGGCACTGCAAAGTAGGTGAGGTTTGCATTCCAGATGTTGCCGGCCAAAACAGTGAAATCGGCTTCGGTCCGCACCAAGTCTTCTAACAGGTCGGTCAAAGAGCTGGATTCACTCTGGATCACGTCGAGAGGTTCGGAAGTCTCGGATGAAATACCGTTCACATTGACTGCAAACAGTTTTTGAGCGTTTGCTTTGTCGGTCGCAACAAGTGAGATAAGAGCGGTTATGATCAAGAGGCGTGTAAACATCGAAGTGGATACACTGTCGCTCAAGACGTAGATCAAGCGTAAAATAGACAGTCTTGAGGGAATATGGGTGTAATTGAAACAGCGGGGACTTTCCTAACCACCCTTGCTCTAGTCGCCCCGCTCTGTCGGGGCGCAGGCAGTTGCTCTGATCCACACCGTAGGAGCGAGCCGACAGAGCGGCTCGACCACAACAAGGGCACCAATGGGTAAGAGAGATAGCGAGTAAATGAGACAGTCTTGAGGGAATATCGAAACTGCATGCATCGGTCAGTCGTTGTTAGTCGCCTTAATCGAAGATAATCGCAGCTTACTGGTTCTTTTAGTGAAGTGTGTATTGCCCTCAACAGGAAGATGTCCCTTTCTCGTGTCCGCATGACTTTGCCCACTGGAATTCTTGCGGACGATATTCGGATCGCTCTTGACCGCATTGCTGAGGAGATCGCTCAAAAACATAAACAAACCGAGCACCTAGTTTTAATCGGTGTGGCCAACGGTGGCATCGCTGTCGCGGATCGTCTGATGTCGCGACTCAAGCCGATATTTGGGGGGCATATCAACGCCGGCGTCGTGAATATCACATTCCATCGGGACGATATCATGCTCCGGCCGATCACTGCGGAGACGATGCACACGGATATCGAGGCGGACTTAGACGATGCACGCGTCGTTTTAGTCGATGATGTCCTCTACTCGGGCCGCACAATCCGGGCGGCGATTAATGAGTGCTTCGATCAGGGGCGTCCAGAAAGGATTGAGCTAGCTGTTCTCATTGATCGTTTAGACACGAAATTGCCCATTCATCCTGATTATGTCGGCTTTGAGTATCACACGGATGAGGTTTGTAAGCTCAATGTGCATCTAGATGAGAAAGACCCGATCCGCGACACCATCAGCTTTATCAGAAAATGAAAGACGCCACACCTCACTGGGATCACAAAGATCTCATCTCTATCGAGCCGCTTACGGCTGCCGAGATTAAGATCATTTTGGACACAGCCTCGGCTTTCAAAAAGACCATGAAGCGCTCGCAGAAGAAACTTCCGGTATTGCGCGGTAAGCAGGTCCTTAATCTTTTTCTAGAGCCTAGCACGCGGACGCGCGTTGCTTTCGAGACCGCTGCGACGCGCTTGAGCGCCGATGTCATCGATATGCAGGGAGATTCTAGCAGCACGGTGAAAGGCGAGACGCTCAAGGATACTGCGCGCGTGATCGAGGCACTTAACGTAGATATGGTGGTGATTCGTCATAGCTCCGCTGGCTCGCCACTATTCATTTCTAACTGTGTGAATATTCCCGTTATCAATGCAGGAGATGGACCGCATGAACACCCGACTCAAGCATTGCTCGATGTATTTAGTCTCCAAGAGCGTTTGGGGGATCTTAATGGAAAAAAAGTCACTATCCTGGGAGACATTTTGTTT
It contains:
- the pyrR gene encoding bifunctional pyr operon transcriptional regulator/uracil phosphoribosyltransferase PyrR — encoded protein: MSLSRVRMTLPTGILADDIRIALDRIAEEIAQKHKQTEHLVLIGVANGGIAVADRLMSRLKPIFGGHINAGVVNITFHRDDIMLRPITAETMHTDIEADLDDARVVLVDDVLYSGRTIRAAINECFDQGRPERIELAVLIDRLDTKLPIHPDYVGFEYHTDEVCKLNVHLDEKDPIRDTISFIRK
- a CDS encoding aspartate carbamoyltransferase catalytic subunit, translating into MKDATPHWDHKDLISIEPLTAAEIKIILDTASAFKKTMKRSQKKLPVLRGKQVLNLFLEPSTRTRVAFETAATRLSADVIDMQGDSSSTVKGETLKDTARVIEALNVDMVVIRHSSAGSPLFISNCVNIPVINAGDGPHEHPTQALLDVFSLQERLGDLNGKKVTILGDILFSRVARSNIWALTKLGASVTVAGPATLVPEELASLGVSVNHDLRSALVDSDAVMLLRIQQERQGTAHFPSLGEYRSMYGLDATRAGWLKPGALIMHPGPINRGVEIDSHLADSPQSMILDQVHNGVAVRMAVLYLCAAAHSRFQLKA